A genomic window from Cetobacterium somerae ATCC BAA-474 includes:
- the smc gene encoding chromosome segregation protein SMC produces MYLKGVEIYGFKSFGERIRIDFDGGITSIVGPNGSGKSNILDGILWVLGEQSYKNIRAKESKDIIFSGGEGKKPANYAEVSLFIDNRDNFFPIEADSIKITRKMSQNGDNDYLINDKKVRLKDIGELFLDTGVGKSAYSVIGQGKVERIISSSNKEIKSIIEEAAGVKKFQQKKMESEKRLEKVQNELEKIELVLGEIGENRARVEKQSKKAVEYLALKDEKNILQKGVLTFDLNSKDEILKSGEKEQERLVTITSTLEEELKKLEIELNSIENRRKELYSKIENFSESNTSLRSEIESLEKEEIRVRERITSYTRELKQKEEEIVLVEKTVESKDQILVKLKEEKERVKERVLDIETKNKEFEKAIEDKETNKRDKEISIELKKRKIMDLEVEKLKLLNEIESSTRRMKGSEFKISSLKEEKEGFDKKIEENSKELEKALKNKELKQKELKETEERQIKLEQEISDLSRDMNKAAELVRNAEFEEKRASAKLQALYRVQESNEGFYKGVKEVLNAKIPGVEGAVISLITVPENYQKAIEAAIPGNLQDIVVTTSEVAKKGIEVLKEKKAGRASFLALDTIKVGSIKDIPKKEGVVGRASDLVTVDKKYSKVLDMLLGNILVVTEADVALKILKENSYSGNIVTLSGELLSSRGRITGGENSNSIVAQIFERKKEIKTLEDSTREMSLKLKDWNEKIQVMSKKLEKYEDEIGGIDALEDSLRKQSKIAEELYLDLKSRSEKLEKEKRVVDIEIQEEENYSKEYAKRVENSQSEKEITEKIVSDLKNELDNENSTIQILNTEINDLRNKFSDIRILYLNSKDRFVQIEKEEEKEKNEQREQQEKKDKISNILIEIKKELEKLEEKAHTIAEDIKNKNIKFENENQELKDMKKEDHILEEKSKDMIKNSREIETTLFKEKEILNRELERKERISREIEEILVQLEELLEVEEYSLKEEDIKASRTKVRELELKLRGFESVNLLSIEEFKELDNKYKFIDLQREDLVKGEKSLSLLIKEIDQTIEEKFYEAYEEINKNFNEMCIETLDNSEGKLSLHNGEDFQNCGVEISVKYKNKKRQALSLLSGGEKSMVAIAFIMAIFMYKPSPFTFLDEIEAALDEKNTRKLIGKLKEFTDRSQFILITHNKETMKASDSLYGVTMNKKIGISKLVQVKI; encoded by the coding sequence ATGTACTTAAAAGGTGTAGAAATTTATGGATTTAAGTCTTTCGGTGAAAGAATAAGAATAGATTTTGATGGAGGAATAACCTCTATTGTTGGACCAAACGGAAGTGGAAAATCAAATATATTAGATGGAATATTATGGGTTTTAGGAGAACAATCTTATAAAAATATAAGAGCTAAAGAGAGTAAAGACATTATATTTTCTGGTGGAGAGGGAAAAAAGCCTGCAAATTATGCAGAAGTTTCTCTTTTTATAGACAATAGAGATAACTTTTTTCCAATTGAAGCTGATAGTATAAAAATCACAAGAAAGATGTCTCAAAATGGAGATAACGATTATTTAATCAACGATAAAAAAGTTAGATTAAAAGATATTGGAGAACTATTTTTAGATACTGGAGTTGGAAAAAGTGCTTATTCTGTAATAGGACAAGGAAAAGTAGAAAGAATAATTTCATCTTCAAATAAAGAGATAAAAAGTATAATAGAGGAAGCTGCTGGAGTAAAGAAGTTTCAACAGAAAAAAATGGAATCTGAAAAAAGATTAGAAAAAGTTCAAAATGAGCTTGAAAAAATAGAACTAGTTCTAGGTGAGATTGGTGAAAATAGAGCAAGAGTTGAAAAACAATCTAAAAAAGCAGTTGAATATTTAGCTTTAAAAGATGAGAAAAATATTTTACAAAAAGGAGTTTTAACATTTGATTTAAACTCTAAAGATGAAATATTAAAATCAGGAGAAAAAGAGCAAGAAAGACTAGTAACAATAACTTCAACGTTGGAAGAGGAGTTAAAAAAATTAGAGATAGAACTTAATTCAATTGAAAATAGAAGAAAAGAGTTATACTCAAAGATAGAGAATTTTTCAGAAAGTAATACATCTTTAAGGTCTGAGATTGAATCATTAGAAAAAGAAGAGATAAGAGTTAGAGAAAGAATAACATCTTATACAAGAGAATTAAAACAAAAAGAGGAAGAGATTGTTTTAGTAGAAAAAACAGTAGAATCTAAAGATCAGATATTAGTAAAACTAAAAGAGGAAAAAGAGAGAGTAAAAGAAAGAGTTTTAGATATTGAAACAAAAAATAAAGAGTTTGAAAAAGCTATTGAGGATAAAGAAACAAACAAAAGAGATAAAGAGATTAGTATCGAATTAAAAAAGAGAAAAATAATGGATTTAGAAGTTGAAAAGTTAAAACTTTTAAACGAAATCGAAAGTTCTACAAGAAGAATGAAAGGTAGTGAATTCAAGATTTCATCTTTAAAAGAGGAGAAAGAGGGATTCGATAAAAAAATAGAAGAGAATTCGAAAGAGTTAGAGAAAGCTTTAAAAAATAAAGAGTTAAAACAAAAAGAATTGAAAGAAACAGAAGAGAGACAGATAAAATTAGAGCAAGAGATTAGTGATTTAAGTAGAGATATGAATAAAGCTGCTGAATTAGTAAGAAATGCTGAATTTGAAGAAAAAAGAGCCTCTGCTAAACTTCAAGCTCTTTACAGAGTTCAAGAAAGTAATGAAGGATTTTATAAAGGTGTAAAAGAGGTTTTAAATGCTAAGATACCAGGAGTAGAAGGTGCAGTGATATCATTAATAACTGTGCCAGAGAACTATCAAAAGGCAATAGAAGCAGCGATTCCAGGTAATTTGCAGGATATAGTTGTAACAACAAGTGAAGTAGCTAAAAAAGGAATAGAAGTTTTAAAAGAAAAAAAAGCTGGAAGAGCATCGTTTTTAGCTTTAGATACAATTAAAGTTGGTTCAATAAAAGATATTCCTAAAAAAGAGGGTGTTGTAGGAAGAGCATCAGATTTAGTAACTGTAGATAAAAAATATAGTAAAGTATTAGATATGCTATTGGGAAATATTTTAGTTGTAACAGAGGCAGATGTTGCTTTAAAAATCTTAAAAGAAAATAGTTATAGCGGAAATATAGTAACTCTTTCTGGTGAGTTATTAAGCTCTAGAGGAAGAATAACAGGTGGAGAAAATTCAAACTCTATTGTTGCTCAGATTTTTGAAAGAAAAAAAGAGATTAAAACTTTAGAAGATAGCACAAGAGAGATGTCATTAAAATTAAAGGATTGGAATGAAAAAATTCAAGTTATGAGTAAAAAACTTGAGAAGTACGAAGATGAAATAGGCGGAATTGATGCGCTAGAAGATAGTCTAAGAAAACAATCTAAAATAGCAGAGGAGTTATATTTAGATTTAAAATCAAGAAGTGAAAAGCTAGAAAAAGAAAAAAGAGTAGTAGATATTGAGATTCAAGAAGAGGAAAATTATAGTAAAGAGTACGCTAAAAGAGTTGAAAACTCTCAAAGTGAAAAAGAGATAACTGAAAAAATAGTGTCAGATTTAAAAAATGAATTAGATAATGAAAATTCTACAATTCAAATTTTAAATACAGAGATAAATGATTTAAGAAATAAATTTTCAGATATAAGAATACTGTATCTAAATAGTAAAGATAGATTTGTTCAAATTGAAAAAGAAGAAGAGAAAGAAAAAAATGAGCAAAGAGAGCAACAGGAGAAAAAGGATAAAATATCAAATATTTTAATAGAAATAAAAAAAGAACTTGAAAAATTAGAAGAAAAGGCTCATACTATAGCAGAAGATATAAAAAATAAAAATATAAAATTTGAAAATGAAAACCAAGAACTAAAAGATATGAAAAAAGAGGATCATATTTTAGAAGAAAAATCAAAAGATATGATAAAAAATTCAAGAGAAATTGAAACAACTTTATTCAAAGAGAAAGAGATTTTAAATAGAGAGCTAGAAAGAAAGGAGAGAATTTCTAGAGAGATTGAAGAGATTTTAGTTCAATTAGAAGAGTTGCTAGAAGTTGAAGAGTATTCTCTAAAAGAGGAGGATATAAAAGCTTCAAGAACAAAAGTAAGAGAGTTAGAATTAAAATTAAGAGGTTTTGAATCTGTAAATTTACTTTCAATTGAGGAGTTTAAGGAGTTAGACAATAAATATAAATTTATTGATCTACAAAGAGAGGATTTAGTAAAAGGAGAGAAAAGTTTATCTCTTTTAATAAAAGAGATTGACCAAACAATTGAAGAGAAATTCTATGAAGCTTATGAGGAGATAAATAAAAACTTTAATGAGATGTGTATAGAGACATTAGATAACTCAGAAGGAAAGTTATCACTTCATAATGGAGAAGATTTCCAAAATTGTGGTGTTGAAATATCGGTAAAGTACAAAAATAAAAAAAGACAAGCTCTTTCACTGCTTTCTGGTGGAGAAAAGTCAATGGTTGCAATAGCATTTATAATGGCAATATTTATGTATAAACCTAGTCCATTTACATTCTTAGATGAGATTGAGGCTGCTCTTGATGAAAAAAATACCAGAAAATTAATTGGAAAATTAAAAGAGTTTACTGATAGATCTCAATTTATTTTAATAACTCATAATAAAGAAACTATGAAAGCATCAGATTCTCTATATGGAGTAACAATGAATAAAAAAATAGGAATTTCTAAATTAGTTCAAGTAAAAATTTAG
- the lpxK gene encoding tetraacyldisaccharide 4'-kinase — protein sequence MRLLSYIYFLITSIRNWLYDKRYLKINEIPDVDILCIGNITVGGTGKTPAVQFFAKKLLKMGRKVAIVSRGYRGKRKIDPLVVSDGKKILVTSKESGDEPYIHALNLKMPVIVGRNRYEACKLAVEKFGVDTIILDDGFQHRKLKRNRDIVLIDATNPFGWGALLPKGTLREDFQKGGERASEFIITKSDLISESDLETLKRFLKVKFKKSVSVAKHGVTSLCDIKGNAKPLFWVAGKRVLLFSGLANPLNFEKTVISLNPEYIERVDFMDHHDFKEKDFDVIKKRAKAMDADFIITTEKDLVKLPKGLEMDNLFVLKIEFTMLEDNSLKGFGEINEK from the coding sequence ATGAGACTTTTATCGTATATATATTTTTTAATAACCTCAATACGAAATTGGCTTTACGATAAAAGGTATCTTAAAATAAATGAGATACCAGATGTTGATATTTTATGTATAGGGAATATAACTGTTGGAGGTACTGGTAAAACTCCAGCAGTTCAATTCTTTGCAAAAAAACTTCTGAAAATGGGGAGAAAAGTTGCTATAGTATCAAGAGGATATAGAGGAAAAAGAAAAATTGATCCATTAGTGGTAAGTGATGGAAAAAAAATATTAGTTACATCTAAAGAGAGTGGAGACGAGCCTTATATCCATGCTTTAAATTTAAAAATGCCTGTTATAGTTGGAAGAAATAGATATGAGGCTTGTAAATTAGCAGTGGAAAAGTTTGGAGTAGACACAATAATATTAGATGATGGTTTTCAGCATAGAAAACTAAAGAGAAATAGAGATATTGTATTGATTGATGCAACAAATCCTTTTGGCTGGGGAGCGTTATTACCTAAAGGAACTTTAAGAGAGGACTTTCAAAAAGGTGGAGAGAGAGCAAGTGAATTTATAATAACAAAATCAGATTTAATATCTGAAAGTGATTTAGAGACATTAAAAAGATTTTTAAAAGTGAAATTTAAAAAGTCAGTTTCAGTTGCTAAACATGGAGTGACTTCATTGTGTGATATAAAAGGAAATGCAAAGCCATTATTTTGGGTAGCAGGAAAAAGAGTTCTTCTTTTTTCAGGTCTTGCAAATCCACTTAATTTTGAAAAGACAGTAATTTCTTTAAATCCAGAGTACATAGAAAGAGTAGATTTTATGGATCACCATGATTTTAAAGAGAAAGACTTTGATGTTATAAAGAAAAGAGCGAAAGCGATGGATGCAGATTTTATAATAACAACAGAAAAAGATTTAGTAAAACTTCCTAAAGGATTAGAAATGGACAATTTATTTGTTCTTAAAATAGAGTTTACAATGTTAGAAGATAATAGTTTAAAAGGATTTGGTGAAATAAATGAAAAATAG
- a CDS encoding PTS sugar transporter subunit IIA translates to MLNYFNIKMINIIDNKSVSKNEILKIMVSNMVENSDLISDKDIFYKEVLERENVGTTGIGMGVAIPHARTEVVKDIVVSVALLKRPVNFDSLDGEKVKIVILVGAPKGESKKYLELLSSLAKIFRDKKIRESILESTTTECLIEAIAEIG, encoded by the coding sequence GTGTTAAATTATTTTAATATAAAAATGATTAACATTATAGATAATAAATCTGTTTCAAAAAATGAGATATTAAAAATAATGGTATCTAATATGGTTGAAAATAGCGATTTGATTTCTGATAAGGATATATTCTATAAAGAGGTTTTAGAAAGAGAAAATGTAGGAACTACTGGAATTGGAATGGGAGTTGCAATTCCTCATGCAAGAACAGAAGTGGTAAAAGATATTGTAGTATCAGTTGCACTATTAAAGAGACCTGTAAATTTTGATTCATTAGATGGAGAAAAAGTTAAAATAGTAATATTAGTCGGAGCACCAAAAGGTGAAAGTAAAAAGTATTTAGAACTACTTTCGTCATTAGCTAAAATTTTTAGAGATAAAAAAATTAGAGAGAGTATTTTAGAAAGTACTACTACAGAGTGTTTAATTGAAGCTATTGCGGAGATTGGCTAA
- the nadD gene encoding nicotinate (nicotinamide) nucleotide adenylyltransferase, translating into MKIGIYGGSFNPIHNGHIYMAKFIVDYLKLDKLIVIPVGTPSHRKNTLADATMRLKMCKIAFENEKKIEVSDIETKSKDISFTYDTLLKIIETYPGNEYFEIIGEDSGEYFHKWKNYKEILKLAKVVVLQREGYSTILKDSNLLQVKNPFLNFSSTRVREAILNEESIENMVPKEVAEFIKVNKLYKK; encoded by the coding sequence ATGAAAATAGGTATATACGGAGGAAGCTTTAATCCTATTCATAATGGTCATATTTATATGGCGAAGTTTATTGTAGATTATTTAAAATTAGATAAACTTATTGTTATACCAGTAGGAACTCCTTCTCATAGAAAAAACACATTAGCGGATGCTACTATGAGATTAAAAATGTGTAAAATAGCATTTGAAAATGAAAAAAAGATAGAGGTTTCAGATATAGAAACTAAATCAAAAGATATCTCATTTACCTATGACACATTATTAAAAATTATTGAAACTTATCCAGGAAATGAGTATTTTGAAATTATTGGTGAAGATTCTGGAGAGTATTTTCATAAATGGAAAAATTATAAAGAAATTTTAAAATTAGCTAAGGTAGTCGTTCTTCAAAGAGAGGGATATAGTACTATATTAAAAGATTCAAATCTTTTACAAGTTAAAAATCCATTTTTAAATTTTTCTTCAACAAGGGTAAGAGAAGCTATTTTAAATGAGGAATCAATAGAAAATATGGTACCAAAAGAGGTAGCAGAGTTCATAAAAGTTAATAAACTATACAAAAAGTAA
- a CDS encoding isoprenyl transferase codes for MSLRVPNHIAIIMDGNGRWAKEKGMPRTYGHKAGADTLRKILTSCGELGIKYLTVYAFSTENWKRAKEEVDTLMFLFKTYLKNEKKLLMKNNVKFLVSGRKEGVSKDLLAEISKLEEATKGNTGITLNIAFNYGGRAELVDAIKEIVKNNEKEITEETVEKYLYNQLPDPELLIRTSGEMRISNFLLWQIAYSEIYVTDTYWPDFNKDELIKAIESYQKRDRRFGGVK; via the coding sequence ATGAGTTTAAGAGTACCAAATCATATAGCAATAATTATGGACGGGAATGGACGTTGGGCAAAGGAAAAGGGAATGCCTAGAACATATGGACATAAAGCTGGAGCAGATACTTTAAGAAAGATATTAACTTCTTGTGGAGAGTTAGGTATAAAATATTTAACAGTTTATGCTTTTTCAACAGAAAATTGGAAAAGAGCAAAGGAAGAAGTGGATACTTTAATGTTTCTTTTCAAAACTTATTTAAAAAATGAAAAAAAATTATTGATGAAAAATAATGTTAAATTTTTAGTTTCTGGAAGAAAAGAGGGTGTTAGCAAAGATCTTCTTGCAGAGATTAGTAAGTTAGAAGAGGCGACAAAAGGAAATACAGGGATAACATTGAATATAGCTTTTAACTATGGAGGGAGAGCTGAATTAGTTGATGCTATAAAAGAGATTGTAAAAAATAATGAAAAAGAGATAACTGAGGAAACTGTAGAAAAATATTTATACAACCAGTTACCAGATCCAGAGTTACTAATAAGAACAAGTGGAGAGATGAGAATTTCTAATTTTTTATTATGGCAAATAGCCTATTCTGAGATATATGTAACAGATACTTATTGGCCAGATTTTAATAAAGATGAGTTAATAAAGGCTATAGAGAGTTATCAAAAAAGAGATAGGCGTTTTGGAGGAGTAAAATAG